The genomic window TGAGCGTCGAGAACACCGAGCCCTCCTCGCCTCGCACGGCGGCGGCGACGCGGGCTGATGCGACGTCGGGCGTCGCGCCGAGCACGCGCCGGTGGATGAAGGACCCGGTGTCGGGCGTGACGTCCGCCACGATGCCGAAGTTCACGGAGATCCCCGCCTGCCGCACCAGCGCCGCGCGGCCGGCGAACGCCGTCTCGGCCGCGGAGGGGTCGGACTGCTGCAGCTCGAGGGGTCCGGGGAACGTGTCCCACCGCAGGCGCGAGACGTCTCCGCCCTCCTGGTCGATCGCGACCAGCGGGGGCCGTGCGGGGTCCACCGTCAGGGCGGCGGTGAGCGTCTGGAGCGCCGCTTCATCGCCCGGGATATTCGCGCCCATCAGGAGGAACCCGCCGGCGCCGGAGGACTCCATGTAGGCGTGCAGGGACGCGGCATCCGTGGTCGGGATGTGGCCCATCACGACGCTCGCGGCGCGCTCGCGCAGCGACATCGCCGCCACGGCCGCTTCGGCCGGCGTCGCCTCGGGCGTCGGCGACGGCTCCGGTTCGGGCGAGACCGTCGCCGACGGCGACGCGGACGGTCTCGCAGTCGGGCTGGAGGCGCACGACGTGCACACGGCAGCGAGCGCCACGACCATCGCGAGCAGGGCGAAGCGCGGCGCAGAAGTCACCGGGCAAGCCTAAGCGTGTCCGGTGCAAAGGGATCTGTGAACGACCGGCTGTTCAGTGGCGCGCGACGATGGCCGCGGCATCCGTCCCCATCGGCAGCACGCCGAACTGCACCCCGCGGTCCTCCCCCAGGCGTGCGGCGATGAACGTCTCGGCGTCGCGGCCGGGCGCGTGCCGGAGCATGAGGGACGCCTGGAGCGCCAGCGCGAGATCCTCGCTCAGCCGGCGGGCCTGCGACGCCGCCGTGTCCGGATCCGCCGCAAGTCCCTGCAACAGGCCCAGCGTGCGGTCGACGTGGCGATCGAGCACGATCGAGGCGCCGGCGGTGCTCGCGAGCTCGTCGGCGAAGGCATCGCCCGAGTCGCGGTCACGAGTGAGCGCCCGGACCACGTCGAGCGCGATGACGTTGCCCGACCCTTCCCAGATCGCCATGACGGGCTGCTCGCGATAGCGACGTGCGAGCGGGAACGACTCGGTGTACCCGTTGCCGCCCAGGCACTCCAGAGCCTCGTACGCGTGCTGGGGGCCGCGTTTGCACACCCAGTACTTCGACACGGGCGTCGCGAGGCGACGGAGGGCGACATCGCGATCGGATGCCTCGGCCTCGAAGAGCTGCGCGAGGCGCATCCCCGTGAGCATCGCCGCCTCGTACTCGAGCGCGAGGTCGGCGAGCACGCTCGTCATCGCCGGCTGGTCCACGAGCAGCGCGCCGAACGCCTCCCGCCCGCGCGCATGCCACAGCGCCTCGGCGAGAGACTGCCGCATGCCCGCCGCGGTGCCCAGGACGCAGTCGAGGCGCGTGCGCTGCACCATCTCGATGATGGCACGCACCCCGCGGCCGGGTTCACCGACGAGGAACCCGACGGTCCCGTCGAACTCGACCTCGGCCGAGGCGTTGGAGCGATTGCCGAGCTTGTCCTTCAGCCGCTGGATGCGGAACACGTTGCGCATGCCGTGTGGCAGGGCGCGCGGCACGAACAGGCACGTCAGCCCTTCCTCGACTCCGCTGCGGCGTGTGTGCGCCAGCACGAGGAATCCGTCCGACATCGGGGCCGAGCAGAACCACTTGTGCCCGGTGAGCTGGTAGGCGTGACCGCCCATCGACTCCCCGACCGTGGTGCCGGCGCGCACGTCGGATCCGCCCTGCTTCTCGGTCATCGCCATGCCGATGAGAGCGCTGCGCTTCTCGCCCTCGACGATGAGGCGCGGCTCGTATTCGCGCGAGTACAGACGCGGCAGCCAGGTATCGGCGATCCACGGCGAACCCTCGATGGAGGCGACGGCGGCATGGGTCATCGAGACCGGGCACGCGTGCCCGGGTTCGACCTGGGCGAAGAGCATGAACATGGCGGCGCGGGCGACGTGCGCGCCCGGCTTCGGGTCTGCCCACGCCGAGGTGTGCGCTCCGCGGGCGAGGGCCTCGCCGATCACCCGGTGATACGACGGGTCGTACTCGACCTCGTCGAGGCGGTAACCCCAGCGGTCGTGCGGGTAGGCGACGGGGGTGTGGATGTTGGCGAGCTCCGCGTCACGCTGGAACGAGCCCGAACCGACGACTCCCCCGGCCTCGCGCAGCCCGTCTTCGGCCCAGTCGGCGCCGAACGCGCGCACCGCGTCGCCCAGCGGTGCGTTGAGTGCATACTCGTCGACGTCGACGCGCCAGGGCGGCTGGTTCTCGACATAGTGCGTCGCCGCGCCGATCACCCGCTGGCCTCGGGCGAACGAGGTCATGCCCGCTCCGTCTCCAACGCCATGGCGCGCGCGTACTGCTCACCCGGACTGAGCGGCGCCCGCGTGACGATGTCGTGGACGAACTCGAGCTTGTGGCGCACCGGCATGACGATCTTGAACGGATACAGGTCGCCGAACCCCATCGCGCGGTTGATGCGGTTGAATCCCTGCGACAGCCATTCCCAGTCGGAGAGCAGACGCTGGATCGGCTCCCGCTCGTACGAGGCGAGCGGCACGACATCGGTGTCGCGGAGGTTCGTCACCGCCGCGTCGAGATGGATGCCGATGACCGCCGCAGTCTGCAGGGTGCCGGTGATGTGCAGATAGTGGGCGAACGTCTCGGCGAAGTCCTCCCACGGGTGCATGGTGGCGTACTCCGAGATGAAGGATTGGCTCCAGTCGGACGGTGCGCCCACCCGGTAGTGGCGCTTCAGTGCGTCGCGATAGCTCGAGCGCTCGTCGCCGAACAGCTCGCGGCAGCGCGCCCACAGCGCGTCGTCGGTGAGCAGCACGTTCTGGTAGTAGTGCCCCACTTCGTGGCGGAGGTGCCCGAGGATCGTCCGGTAGGGCTCGCCCAGGCGCACGCGCAGCGCCTCGCGCCGATCGTCGAGGCTCTCAGCCAGGTCGATCGTGATGATGCCGTTGGAGTGGCCGATCGTGACCGGCTTGCCGTCGGAGAGGCTGGAGATGAGGTCGAACCCGAGGCCGCCCTTCTCGATGTCCCAGCCGACGATCGGCAGTCCGAGGTCGGCGAGCTGGAGGATCAGGCGGCGCTTCGCCTCTTCGGTCTTCGCGAGCTTCTCGAGCGCGACGGTGTCGTTGCTGGCCGGCTGGCGGCGCGTGAGCCGGCATGAGAAGCACCGGCCGGCCGGCGCGTTCTCCCACACCAGCCAGTTGCACGCCCAGTCGCGGTTCGAGCAGGTGTACCAGGTCTCACCCTCGATGACGGCCTGATCGTGTCGGATGCCGTGGAACTCGCGCGTCGGCACGTGATAGCCGATCTCAGCCTCGCAGTTCGGACACCGCAAGGTGTCGAGGTAGACGAAGTGGCGACAATGCGGACAGCGGGGCTGCGAGCTCACGCTCTCACCGTAGCGTGCGCGCGCGAGGGCGGACGCATGCATCACGCCGCCGGGACGAGCTCCACCCGCAGCAGCAGGTCGTCATCGGGCCGTGGCGAGCCGCGCCCGTCGGTATTGCTGGTGAGCACCCAGATCGACCCGTCGGGCACGGCGACGACGTCGCGGAGACGCCCGTACTGGCTCGCGAACGCCGGCGTAGGATCGCCGACCGCTCCGTCCGCCCGCGTGTCGACCTGCCAGAGCCGCTCGCCGCGCAGGCCCGCGACGAACACGGTCTCGCCTGCGGCGGCGATGCCGCTGGGGCTCGCGTCGCTGGTGGCCCACTGAGCGACCGGATCGACGAAGCCCTCCCGTCCGGCGACGCCCTCGACGAGCGGCCATCCGTAGTTCGCGCCGGGTTCGATGCGGTTCAGCTCGTCCCACGTGTTCTGTCCGAACTCGCTCGCCCACATCGTTCCGTCGGCAGTCCACGCGATGCCCTGGACGTTGCGGTGCCCCATCGACCAGACGCGGGTGCCCCACGGGTTGCCCGGCGCCGGAGCGCCGTCCGCCGTGATGCGCAGGATCTTGCCGCCGAGGGCGTCGGGGTCCTGCGCGGCATCGCGCTGCTGCGCGTCGCCTGTCGTGACGTACAGGTAGCCGTCCGGGCCGAACGCGAGACGTCCGCCGTCATGGGTATTGGCCCGCGGAATCCCGTCCAGCACCACCTCGGGCTCGCCCAGCTCGAGCGATCCCGGCTCGCCGTCGAGCGGCATCCGCACCACGCGGTTGTCGTCGGCGGCGCCGAAGTACGCGAAGAGCATCGGTGTGTCGCCCGTCGTCAGCAGCGCGAGTCCGTGCAGGCCCGATTCGCCTCCCGACACGACGCCCGAAACAGTGCCCACCTCGCGCAGCGCTCCGTCTGCGGTCAGCTCGAGCACGGCGCCATCGTCGCGCTGCGAGACGAGCGCGCCGCCGCCGGCGAGGGGCACCACCGACCAGGGTGCGGCCAGGCCCGACGCGAGCGTGCCGGTCACCTTCCCGACGCGCCACCGCCCCTCGCTCGTCGGCGAGACGCTCGGCCCCATCGTGGCCGCCTGAGAAGGAGGCGCCGGTTCGGGGGTGGTGGCGCTGCAGCCGGTGGCCGCGATGAGCACCACGAGGAGGCATCCGATCGCCGCCCGGGGAGCGCGCCTCGTCATCCGTCCGCCACGGCGGCTTCGAGGGCGGCGAGATCGATGCGCCGCATGCGGAGCATCGCCTGGACGGCGCGATGCGCGATGTCGGGGTCGGGGTGGCGGATCAGCTCGACCAGGCGGTCGGGGATGATCTGCCAGGACAGGCCCCAGCGGTCCTTGAGCCACCCGCAGGGCTGCTCCTGACCCCCGTTCGCGGTCAGTGCGTCCCAGTAGCGGTCGACCTCGGCCTGACTCCGGCAGGGCACGTAGAGCGAGAACGCCTCTGTGAACGGGAACTGCGGTCCGGCATCCATTCCGTAGTAGTCCCGGCCCCCCAGGCGGAAGTGCACGTGCATGACTTTCCCGCCCATTCCGGGAACCTCGTCCGGGTACCGGTCGATGCTCACCACCTCGGAGTCCGGGATGAGCGCCGTGTAGAACGTGACCGCCTCTTCGGCGGCGTCGTCGAACCACAGGAACGGGGTGACTGCGCTCATGGGTCCCACCTTCGCCGACGGGACCCGCGCATGCAATGGGTGGAACCCGGGCGGTCAGGTCTGCCGCAGCGGAAGCCGTACCGTGACCCGCAGTCCACCCCCGGCGCGCGCGACGATCGTGAGCGTCCCGCCGTGTGCCACCGCGATGCTCCGGACGATGGCGAGCCCCAGGCCCACGCCGGCGTGATCGTCGGTGCGGATGCGTTCACTGCCCCGTTGGAACGGCTCCACCAGGGTCGAGACGAGATGCGGACTGAGCGTCTCCCCCGTGTTCTCGACGGCGATCTCGGCGGCACCGGACCGCACGGACGTGACGATGTCGACCGTGCCGCCCTCGGCCAGGTTGTGGACGATGCCGTTGTGCACGAGGTTCGACGCGAGCTGCAGGAGGAGTGCGGGCGAACCCGACGCGGGAGTGACGTCGCCGTGGGTGCGCAGCGTGATGCCACGCGCTTCTGCGAGCGGCAGGAGCGCCTCGGCGGCCTCCTCCGCGACGAGCGACAGATCCACGTCCTCCCGTGTGAAGGACCGCTGGTCGGCGCGGCTCAGCACCAGCAGCGCCTCGGTGAGACCGATGGCCCGGGTGTTGACGATCGAGAGCCGGCGGATGAGCTCGTCGACGTCACGGTCCGGGTCTCCACGCGCGACGTCCAGCAGCGTCCTCGTGATCGCCAGCGGGGTGCGCAGCTCGTGCGAGGCGTTGGCGGCGAACCGGCGCTGCTCGGCGACGTGGGCTTCCAGCTGCGCGAGCATGGCGTCGAAGCTGTCCGCCAGTTCACGGAACTCGTCGTCGGATCCTTCGAGGTCGATCCGATGCGACAGCGAGCCGTCCGCCGCCAGGCGCGTGGCATCCGTGATCCGGCTCAGGGGTGCCAGCATCCGCCCGGCGAGGAACCAGCCGCCCAGCAGTCCGAAGGCGAGGAGGAACAGCAGGGCCCAGACGGCCGCGGGCGCGAAGGCGCGGATGAGGTCGCCGCGGTTCGGCACGAACGGACCGGGGCCGGTGATGGGCCCGTTGGGGACATAGCGCAGCAGGAACACCCACACGATCGCGAGCAGCACCGCGCCCGCGACCATCAGGAACCCTGCGTAGCTCAGTGTCAGCTTGAGCCGCACGCTGAGCCCGGGCTCCCTACTCACCGACGGCACTTCCGTCGGCGTCGATCCGGTACCCGACTCCCGGAACGGTGGCGATCACCCAAGGTTCGCCGAGTCGCTTCCGCAAGGCCGACACCGTGATGCGCACCGCGTTGGTGAACGGGTCCGCATTCTCGTCCCACGCGCGCTCGAGCAGGTCCTCCGCGCTGACGACGCCGCCCTCCGCGCCCATCAGCACCTCGAGCACCGCGAACTGCTTCCGCGTGAGCGCGATGTACCGATCGTCGCGGTAGACCTCACGGCGGAACGGATCCAGCCGCAGCCCCGCCATCTCCCGCACCGGCGGCCGACTGTGCGCCCGCCGACGGTCGAGGGCGCGCAGGCGCAGCACCAGCTCCTGCAGATCGAACGGCTTCGTGAGGTAGTCGTCCGCGCCGAGGCCGAAGCCGCTGGCCTTGTCGTCGATCCGGTCGGCAGCGGTGAGCATCAGGATCGGGATGCCGCTGCCCGAGGCGACGAGGTGCGCGGCGATGTCGTCGCCCGAGGGTCCCGGGACGTCACGATCGAGCACCGCGATGTCGTACGCGTTGATGCTCAGCAGCTCGAGCGCCGTGTCGCCGTCGCCCGCGATGTCGGCGGCGATCGCCTCGAGACGCAGGCCGTCGCGGATCGCCTCCGCCATGAGAGGTTCGTCTTCCACCACCAGCACGCGCATGGTCCGATGGTACGAGCCGGCGCATATCGTCCACCTATGCGAAAGCCGATACGGCCTCGCAACACGCGTCCGCGTGAGGTGGAAGCATGACTCCCCCAGCTCACACGCGCACGCGGCCCTCGACTCTGCGGGGACTGATCCTCGCGGTGGCGGTCGTGTGCACGTTCTCCCTCGCCGCTGCCGTCCACCAGTCGGCCGCCGGTGCCGGTGCGCCCGATCCTGGCGGCCCGGTGGCGGAGACGAATCCATCAGCGACGGCGACGACAGATCCCGCGGCATCCGACGGCGCGATCACCGAGGCGGACGGGCTGCTCCCCGGCGGCGTC from Microbacterium sp. ProA8 includes these protein-coding regions:
- a CDS encoding glycoside hydrolase family 3 N-terminal domain-containing protein, producing the protein MTSAPRFALLAMVVALAAVCTSCASSPTARPSASPSATVSPEPEPSPTPEATPAEAAVAAMSLRERAASVVMGHIPTTDAASLHAYMESSGAGGFLLMGANIPGDEAALQTLTAALTVDPARPPLVAIDQEGGDVSRLRWDTFPGPLELQQSDPSAAETAFAGRAALVRQAGISVNFGIVADVTPDTGSFIHRRVLGATPDVASARVAAAVRGEEGSVFSTLKHFPGHGAAPGDSHTAIPSTSLTLDQWRAADALPFQAGIDTGAELLMFGHLAYTAVDPAPASLSAEWHRIAREELGFDGVTVTDDLGMLQGSGEPQYADPVANAVAALAAGNDMVLTVVYSTPDTATKIIDGIVAAVESGALPADRLEEAAIRVLELRFAVAEAGAGDLPCTTCAPAE
- a CDS encoding acyl-CoA dehydrogenase family protein; this encodes MTSFARGQRVIGAATHYVENQPPWRVDVDEYALNAPLGDAVRAFGADWAEDGLREAGGVVGSGSFQRDAELANIHTPVAYPHDRWGYRLDEVEYDPSYHRVIGEALARGAHTSAWADPKPGAHVARAAMFMLFAQVEPGHACPVSMTHAAVASIEGSPWIADTWLPRLYSREYEPRLIVEGEKRSALIGMAMTEKQGGSDVRAGTTVGESMGGHAYQLTGHKWFCSAPMSDGFLVLAHTRRSGVEEGLTCLFVPRALPHGMRNVFRIQRLKDKLGNRSNASAEVEFDGTVGFLVGEPGRGVRAIIEMVQRTRLDCVLGTAAGMRQSLAEALWHARGREAFGALLVDQPAMTSVLADLALEYEAAMLTGMRLAQLFEAEASDRDVALRRLATPVSKYWVCKRGPQHAYEALECLGGNGYTESFPLARRYREQPVMAIWEGSGNVIALDVVRALTRDRDSGDAFADELASTAGASIVLDRHVDRTLGLLQGLAADPDTAASQARRLSEDLALALQASLMLRHAPGRDAETFIAARLGEDRGVQFGVLPMGTDAAAIVARH
- a CDS encoding putative zinc-binding metallopeptidase codes for the protein MSSQPRCPHCRHFVYLDTLRCPNCEAEIGYHVPTREFHGIRHDQAVIEGETWYTCSNRDWACNWLVWENAPAGRCFSCRLTRRQPASNDTVALEKLAKTEEAKRRLILQLADLGLPIVGWDIEKGGLGFDLISSLSDGKPVTIGHSNGIITIDLAESLDDRREALRVRLGEPYRTILGHLRHEVGHYYQNVLLTDDALWARCRELFGDERSSYRDALKRHYRVGAPSDWSQSFISEYATMHPWEDFAETFAHYLHITGTLQTAAVIGIHLDAAVTNLRDTDVVPLASYEREPIQRLLSDWEWLSQGFNRINRAMGFGDLYPFKIVMPVRHKLEFVHDIVTRAPLSPGEQYARAMALETERA
- a CDS encoding PQQ-dependent sugar dehydrogenase, translated to MTRRAPRAAIGCLLVVLIAATGCSATTPEPAPPSQAATMGPSVSPTSEGRWRVGKVTGTLASGLAAPWSVVPLAGGGALVSQRDDGAVLELTADGALREVGTVSGVVSGGESGLHGLALLTTGDTPMLFAYFGAADDNRVVRMPLDGEPGSLELGEPEVVLDGIPRANTHDGGRLAFGPDGYLYVTTGDAQQRDAAQDPDALGGKILRITADGAPAPGNPWGTRVWSMGHRNVQGIAWTADGTMWASEFGQNTWDELNRIEPGANYGWPLVEGVAGREGFVDPVAQWATSDASPSGIAAAGETVFVAGLRGERLWQVDTRADGAVGDPTPAFASQYGRLRDVVAVPDGSIWVLTSNTDGRGSPRPDDDLLLRVELVPAA
- a CDS encoding VOC family protein, with protein sequence MSAVTPFLWFDDAAEEAVTFYTALIPDSEVVSIDRYPDEVPGMGGKVMHVHFRLGGRDYYGMDAGPQFPFTEAFSLYVPCRSQAEVDRYWDALTANGGQEQPCGWLKDRWGLSWQIIPDRLVELIRHPDPDIAHRAVQAMLRMRRIDLAALEAAVADG
- a CDS encoding HAMP domain-containing sensor histidine kinase translates to MSREPGLSVRLKLTLSYAGFLMVAGAVLLAIVWVFLLRYVPNGPITGPGPFVPNRGDLIRAFAPAAVWALLFLLAFGLLGGWFLAGRMLAPLSRITDATRLAADGSLSHRIDLEGSDDEFRELADSFDAMLAQLEAHVAEQRRFAANASHELRTPLAITRTLLDVARGDPDRDVDELIRRLSIVNTRAIGLTEALLVLSRADQRSFTREDVDLSLVAEEAAEALLPLAEARGITLRTHGDVTPASGSPALLLQLASNLVHNGIVHNLAEGGTVDIVTSVRSGAAEIAVENTGETLSPHLVSTLVEPFQRGSERIRTDDHAGVGLGLAIVRSIAVAHGGTLTIVARAGGGLRVTVRLPLRQT
- a CDS encoding response regulator transcription factor encodes the protein MRVLVVEDEPLMAEAIRDGLRLEAIAADIAGDGDTALELLSINAYDIAVLDRDVPGPSGDDIAAHLVASGSGIPILMLTAADRIDDKASGFGLGADDYLTKPFDLQELVLRLRALDRRRAHSRPPVREMAGLRLDPFRREVYRDDRYIALTRKQFAVLEVLMGAEGGVVSAEDLLERAWDENADPFTNAVRITVSALRKRLGEPWVIATVPGVGYRIDADGSAVGE